In Paracoccus aminophilus JCM 7686, a single window of DNA contains:
- a CDS encoding glutathione S-transferase family protein, with protein MLTFYHAPQSRSSSVLVLLKELGIDTEVEIRKVDVPRQDGSGRRDPSNPHPEGKVPYLTNGEDHVRERGAIMLYLTDMFPAARLGPLPGQPKRGQYLGWLAWYQGVLEPVMVFNVCEIIHPALAATFRDYDTAVQRLDEVLRSQPYLLGDSFSAADLLIASPFIFFGEAMPKTPAIADWVARIQSRPAMLWARDFDA; from the coding sequence ATGCTGACCTTTTATCACGCCCCCCAAAGCCGCTCCTCAAGCGTGCTTGTCCTGCTCAAAGAGCTGGGGATCGACACGGAGGTCGAGATCCGCAAGGTCGACGTGCCGCGGCAAGATGGCTCTGGCCGCCGCGACCCGTCCAACCCCCACCCGGAGGGCAAGGTGCCCTATCTGACAAATGGCGAGGATCACGTCCGCGAGCGTGGCGCGATCATGCTCTATCTCACCGATATGTTCCCCGCCGCCAGACTTGGCCCCCTGCCCGGCCAGCCCAAGCGCGGGCAATATCTCGGCTGGCTCGCGTGGTATCAGGGCGTTCTCGAGCCGGTCATGGTCTTCAATGTCTGCGAGATCATCCATCCCGCGTTGGCCGCGACCTTCCGCGATTACGACACCGCCGTGCAACGTCTGGATGAGGTGCTGCGCAGTCAGCCCTATCTGCTGGGTGACAGCTTCTCGGCCGCCGATCTGCTGATCGCCTCGCCCTTCATCTTCTTTGGCGAGGCAATGCCCAAGACGCCCGCCATCGCCGATTGGGTCGCGCGGATTCAGTCGCGGCCGGCGATGCTCTGGGCGCGCGATTTCGACGCCTGA
- a CDS encoding outer membrane protein, protein MKRGQVLKTLALSAPLALVAGFAANAGGYNAPVVEPVVAPVIEVAPVVGDWQGAYAGVTLGYAFQGKDRVGLNEDGPGGMRDLGELKLKGVNGGVRGGYRWQNGNWVFGPEVSFEGGNIKNDLATDDGYSASSKIKNVFALRAKVGYAVQPDLLIYGSAGAARAKVDYTVDTPTTTMDTSFNRSGYVVGLGVEKKLTERMSLTGEYEYANFGKETLDTGAGITKATPKYNNVRVGLNFQF, encoded by the coding sequence ATGAAACGTGGCCAAGTTCTTAAGACCCTCGCCCTCTCCGCGCCGCTGGCGCTCGTTGCGGGCTTTGCTGCCAACGCAGGCGGCTACAACGCTCCGGTCGTCGAGCCGGTCGTTGCCCCGGTGATCGAAGTTGCTCCGGTCGTCGGTGACTGGCAGGGCGCCTATGCAGGTGTCACGCTCGGCTATGCCTTCCAAGGCAAAGACCGCGTCGGCCTGAACGAAGATGGCCCTGGCGGCATGCGTGACCTCGGCGAGCTGAAGCTCAAAGGCGTCAACGGCGGCGTTCGCGGCGGTTACCGCTGGCAGAACGGCAACTGGGTGTTCGGCCCGGAAGTTTCGTTCGAAGGCGGCAACATCAAGAACGATCTTGCAACCGACGATGGCTACAGCGCCAGCTCGAAAATCAAGAACGTCTTCGCTCTGCGCGCCAAAGTTGGCTACGCTGTTCAGCCCGACCTTCTGATCTACGGTTCGGCCGGTGCAGCTCGCGCCAAAGTTGACTACACCGTCGACACCCCGACGACCACGATGGACACGTCGTTCAACCGCAGCGGCTATGTTGTCGGTCTGGGCGTTGAAAAGAAACTGACCGAGCGTATGTCGCTGACCGGCGAATATGAATACGCCAACTTCGGCAAAGAGACGCTTGATACCGGTGCCGGGATCACCAAAGCGACCCCGAAATACAACAATGTTCGCGTCGGTCTGAACTTCCAGTTCTGA
- a CDS encoding helix-turn-helix transcriptional regulator, which produces MARTDRLMRLMDSLRRLPAPVTAQRLAEETGVSPRQLYRDIATLRAGGALIDGEAGLGYRLTEDTALPPQSFSRLEIEALQLAVGILSQTGDGDLARAGEGALARIIATLPERQSQQAMHAVTRSFRRPLGIAAPLIDMDSLRAACWDEQEIRIAYCDLQGRVTTREIWPLGLSYGEAALILLARCQLRGDFRIFHVNRIQTLALTGNSFRPRRVSLLRDYQRRWREDRDAACTQQSAAE; this is translated from the coding sequence ATGGCCCGCACCGACCGTCTCATGCGGCTGATGGACAGCCTGCGCCGCCTGCCTGCGCCGGTCACGGCGCAGCGGCTGGCCGAGGAAACCGGCGTGAGCCCGCGTCAGCTTTACCGCGACATTGCCACGCTCCGCGCCGGAGGGGCGCTGATCGACGGCGAGGCCGGGCTCGGCTATCGCCTGACCGAAGATACTGCTCTGCCACCGCAAAGCTTCTCGCGCCTGGAGATCGAGGCGTTGCAGCTTGCCGTCGGCATTCTCAGCCAGACCGGCGATGGCGATTTGGCTCGCGCCGGAGAAGGGGCGCTTGCCCGGATCATCGCGACGCTGCCCGAGCGGCAAAGCCAGCAGGCGATGCACGCGGTCACGCGCAGCTTTCGCCGTCCTTTGGGGATCGCGGCGCCGCTGATCGACATGGATAGCCTGCGCGCCGCCTGCTGGGACGAGCAAGAGATCCGCATCGCCTATTGCGATCTGCAGGGCCGGGTGACCACCCGGGAGATCTGGCCGCTTGGCCTCTCATATGGCGAGGCCGCACTGATCTTGCTGGCGCGCTGTCAGCTTCGGGGGGATTTCCGGATTTTTCACGTCAATCGCATTCAGACGCTGGCCCTGACCGGCAACAGCTTCCGCCCGCGCCGGGTCAGCCTGTTGCGAGACTATCAGCGTCGGTGGCGCGAGGATCGCGACGCGGCCTGCACCCAGCAGTCGGCAGCAGAGTGA